In Gemmata obscuriglobus, a single genomic region encodes these proteins:
- a CDS encoding chemotaxis protein CheW, which translates to MLGLVFQVGPDKVAVDVRRVREVVPRVQLTAVHGAPAWIAGVFVYRGRVVPVVDLHALAGVGACPPHLSSRIILFPYPLDIPEALVGLLATQVAEIREIRPGVAQPIPGPPGRPSLGPALADGQGILRLLDPDWLLAQVAAGSGGLIEAGFEP; encoded by the coding sequence ATGCTCGGTCTCGTGTTCCAGGTCGGTCCGGACAAAGTGGCGGTGGACGTGCGCCGCGTGCGCGAGGTGGTGCCGCGCGTTCAGCTCACCGCCGTCCACGGCGCGCCGGCGTGGATCGCGGGCGTGTTCGTGTACCGCGGGCGCGTGGTCCCCGTCGTGGACCTGCACGCCTTGGCGGGTGTGGGCGCGTGCCCGCCGCACCTGAGCAGCCGCATCATCCTGTTCCCGTACCCGCTGGACATCCCCGAGGCGCTGGTGGGGCTGCTCGCCACCCAGGTGGCCGAGATCCGTGAGATCCGGCCCGGGGTCGCGCAACCGATCCCCGGGCCGCCGGGCCGGCCGAGCCTCGGCCCGGCGCTGGCCGACGGGCAAGGTATCCTGCGCCTCCTCGACCCCGATTGGCTGCTCGCGCAGGTGGCGGCCGGGTCCGGTGGGCTGATCGAAGCGGGGTTCGAGCCATGA
- a CDS encoding methyl-accepting chemotaxis protein — protein sequence MSNRLVTQFNNLSIGTRIVGGFMLLALASAAVGYSGILALSQSNKALENANGNLIPSIRALTNMRGALGAVQRNERNAVIAARLTDEAARHQAIRAAGDAWEQIVSCTKQYESCPMIEKEKQLWGEFRLRLDELRRDHEAVLAALRTGNLEGAEKLCIASLPNATTANARLNALIDLQSEVAQQDYKAAQEQYASARNTVFATVAAAAIAAVMLGLFFRGLIVGPLSAAVHALRSVATGDLTKTVPMSSRDEFGQLGVALNDTVTGIQAALKQDHVNWEAVGKEREQNIDYVGQIAAVGKAMAVIEFKLDGTIVAANENFLGALGYAMAEIQGRHHSMFAEPSYAASHEYREFWAKLNRGEYVAGEFKRIGKGGKEVWIQASYNPILDRNGKPYKVIKFADDITAAKKMELKVKEDAVELQRKVDVIVTSADAMAKGDFTVDVPDLGSDTVGKMAQSLNRAVVSMRTALEGVRDVSGQLADAAGQLSSASQEISTGAQQQASSLEETASTLEQITATVKQNADSAQQARQLASGSKEAAEKGGAVVGSAVNAMAEINGSSKRIADIITTIDEIAFQTNLLALNAAVEAARAGEQGRGFAVVATEVRNLAQRSATAAKEIKSLIQDSVKKVDAGTELVNKSGDTLAEIVTSVKRVTDIVTEIAAAGKEQATGIEQVNKAVSQMDSVTQRNAGQTEEMSATAQTLTDQAAQLRDLVARFKLSADTGHERVRPAPRTARKIGGPRPRPSVAKALGNGGHELDAIGGNDGFTDF from the coding sequence ATGTCCAATCGATTAGTGACCCAGTTCAACAACCTCAGCATCGGCACCCGGATCGTCGGGGGGTTCATGCTTCTCGCACTCGCGAGCGCGGCCGTCGGGTACAGCGGCATCCTGGCCCTGTCGCAGAGCAACAAGGCGCTGGAGAACGCGAACGGGAACCTGATCCCGTCGATCCGCGCGCTCACCAACATGCGGGGAGCGTTGGGTGCGGTCCAGCGGAACGAGCGGAACGCCGTCATCGCCGCCCGGCTCACGGACGAGGCCGCGCGGCACCAAGCCATCCGCGCGGCCGGCGACGCGTGGGAGCAGATCGTGAGCTGCACCAAGCAGTACGAGTCGTGCCCCATGATCGAGAAGGAAAAACAGCTTTGGGGGGAGTTCCGCCTGCGGCTCGATGAGTTGCGGCGCGACCACGAGGCCGTGCTCGCCGCGCTGCGGACCGGCAACTTGGAGGGCGCCGAGAAGCTGTGTATCGCGTCTCTCCCGAACGCGACGACGGCGAACGCACGGCTGAACGCCCTGATCGACCTGCAAAGCGAGGTCGCCCAGCAGGACTACAAGGCGGCGCAGGAGCAGTACGCGTCGGCCCGGAACACCGTGTTCGCTACCGTCGCCGCGGCGGCCATCGCTGCGGTGATGCTGGGGCTGTTCTTCCGCGGACTGATCGTGGGTCCGCTGAGCGCCGCCGTGCACGCCCTCCGGTCGGTAGCGACGGGCGACCTGACCAAGACGGTTCCGATGTCATCACGGGACGAGTTCGGCCAACTGGGCGTGGCACTCAACGACACGGTGACCGGAATCCAAGCTGCCCTCAAGCAGGACCACGTCAACTGGGAGGCGGTCGGCAAGGAGCGGGAGCAAAACATCGACTACGTTGGTCAGATCGCGGCCGTCGGTAAGGCGATGGCGGTGATCGAGTTCAAGCTCGACGGGACCATTGTTGCGGCCAACGAGAACTTCCTTGGCGCCCTCGGGTACGCGATGGCCGAGATCCAGGGGCGGCACCACAGCATGTTCGCCGAGCCCTCGTATGCCGCGAGCCACGAGTACCGCGAGTTCTGGGCCAAGCTGAACCGCGGCGAGTACGTGGCGGGGGAATTTAAACGAATCGGCAAGGGCGGCAAGGAGGTGTGGATTCAGGCGTCGTACAACCCGATCCTCGACCGCAACGGTAAGCCTTACAAGGTAATCAAGTTCGCGGACGACATCACCGCCGCCAAAAAAATGGAGCTCAAGGTCAAAGAAGACGCAGTCGAGTTGCAACGCAAGGTGGACGTGATCGTCACCTCGGCGGACGCAATGGCCAAGGGCGACTTCACGGTGGACGTTCCGGACCTGGGCTCCGACACGGTTGGTAAAATGGCCCAATCGCTGAACCGGGCCGTGGTGTCGATGCGAACGGCACTCGAGGGAGTGCGGGACGTGTCGGGGCAACTGGCCGACGCGGCCGGTCAGTTGTCATCGGCCAGCCAGGAGATCTCCACGGGCGCCCAGCAGCAGGCCAGCAGCCTCGAGGAAACGGCCAGCACCTTGGAGCAGATCACGGCCACCGTCAAGCAGAACGCGGACAGCGCGCAGCAGGCGCGGCAACTGGCGAGCGGGTCCAAAGAAGCCGCGGAGAAAGGTGGGGCGGTGGTCGGGAGCGCGGTGAACGCGATGGCCGAGATCAACGGGTCGTCGAAGAGGATCGCGGACATCATCACGACCATCGACGAGATCGCGTTCCAGACCAACCTGCTGGCCCTGAACGCGGCCGTCGAGGCCGCTCGCGCTGGCGAGCAGGGGCGCGGGTTCGCGGTGGTCGCCACCGAGGTGCGGAACTTGGCCCAGCGGTCCGCGACGGCAGCGAAGGAGATCAAGAGCCTGATCCAGGACAGCGTGAAGAAGGTGGACGCAGGCACCGAGTTGGTGAACAAGTCGGGCGACACGCTGGCCGAGATCGTCACCAGCGTCAAGCGGGTGACCGACATCGTGACCGAGATCGCGGCGGCCGGAAAAGAGCAAGCCACCGGCATCGAGCAGGTGAACAAGGCGGTGAGCCAGATGGACAGCGTCACCCAGCGAAACGCGGGCCAGACCGAGGAGATGTCGGCCACCGCCCAGACCCTTACCGACCAAGCCGCCCAGCTCCGCGACCTGGTCGCCCGCTTCAAGCTCTCCGCCGACACCGGGCACGAACGGGTGCGTCCAGCACCCAGGACCGCCCGCAAAATCGGCGGCCCCAGGCCGCGGCCTTCGGTCGCAAAGGCGCTGGGCAACGGCGGCCACGAGTTGGACGCGATCGGGGGTAATGACGGGTTCACGGACTTCTGA
- a CDS encoding methyl-accepting chemotaxis protein, with amino-acid sequence MIRLRDVSLRVKLDALLFGYTVTVLLALGLTGYLLHRYRVGGAAYEELARRKELINELTPPPLLIGRCFLMLHEIENAQTDEERRRATASYREYEAEYHKRRDEWLREPIDPAARKALEPTGAGHKSAVEVFRLANEEYFPKLRGDEKARKEAAAVLIGKIGPEYRLHSQAMRDAATAVDSSTQAAEAAMAGTVRFWVYMTVTLSTAAILTFGLVGGYIVRSVVVSARGLNQRLCEMASGAGDLTARLPVDGKDEMAQLAGGINAVIEKIQGIVGKARESSLQLLAIASQIASTARNQEQTVNNLSSSTTEVAASVRQVSATSKDLAGTMNEVSQTAAHASDLATKGRDNTTKMATEMKQLVESTQSVSTKLGMIREKADSINAVVTTITKVADQTNLLSINAAIEAEKAGEYGRGFLVVAREIRRLADQTAVATLDIETMVRHMQDAVSAGVMQMDKFADEVRSGVHQVTKINQMTWEIINEVQSLDQRFRLVNEGMRNQTAGAQQINDAMTQIAEATHRSAQSVKEFERTAAHLRSSVETLNEEIAQFKT; translated from the coding sequence ATGATCCGTCTCCGCGACGTCTCGCTGCGCGTGAAGCTCGACGCGCTCCTGTTCGGGTACACCGTGACCGTGTTGCTGGCGCTGGGCCTCACCGGATACCTGCTCCACCGATACCGCGTCGGCGGCGCCGCCTACGAGGAACTGGCGCGGCGCAAGGAACTCATCAACGAGCTGACGCCGCCCCCGCTGCTGATCGGCCGCTGCTTCCTGATGCTCCACGAGATCGAGAACGCGCAGACCGACGAGGAGCGGCGGCGCGCGACGGCCTCGTACCGCGAGTACGAGGCCGAGTACCACAAGCGGCGCGACGAGTGGCTCCGCGAGCCCATCGACCCGGCCGCCCGCAAGGCGCTCGAACCGACCGGGGCCGGGCACAAGTCCGCGGTCGAAGTGTTCCGGCTCGCCAACGAGGAGTATTTCCCCAAGTTGCGCGGCGACGAGAAGGCGCGGAAGGAGGCCGCTGCGGTGCTCATTGGCAAGATCGGGCCGGAGTACCGCCTCCACAGCCAGGCGATGCGCGACGCCGCGACGGCGGTCGACTCTTCGACCCAGGCGGCAGAGGCGGCAATGGCCGGTACGGTCCGCTTCTGGGTGTACATGACGGTCACGCTGAGTACCGCCGCCATACTCACGTTCGGCCTGGTCGGCGGGTACATCGTGCGCAGCGTGGTGGTGTCGGCCCGGGGGCTCAACCAGCGGCTCTGCGAGATGGCGAGCGGGGCCGGGGACCTGACCGCGCGGCTTCCGGTGGACGGCAAGGACGAGATGGCCCAGCTCGCCGGGGGCATCAACGCGGTCATCGAGAAGATCCAGGGCATCGTCGGCAAGGCCCGCGAGTCCAGCTTGCAACTGCTCGCCATCGCCTCGCAGATCGCCTCGACCGCCCGGAACCAGGAGCAGACCGTCAACAACCTGAGTTCCTCGACCACCGAGGTGGCGGCCTCGGTGCGCCAGGTGTCGGCGACGAGCAAGGACCTGGCCGGGACCATGAACGAGGTGAGCCAGACCGCCGCGCACGCGTCTGACCTCGCCACCAAGGGGCGCGACAACACGACCAAGATGGCGACCGAGATGAAGCAGCTCGTGGAGTCCACCCAGTCCGTGTCCACGAAGCTGGGCATGATCCGTGAGAAGGCCGACAGCATCAACGCGGTGGTGACGACTATCACCAAGGTCGCCGACCAGACCAACCTCCTCTCGATCAACGCCGCCATTGAGGCAGAAAAGGCCGGCGAGTACGGGCGCGGGTTCCTTGTGGTGGCGCGCGAGATCCGCCGGCTCGCCGACCAGACGGCCGTCGCGACCCTCGACATCGAGACGATGGTGCGGCACATGCAGGACGCGGTGTCGGCGGGGGTGATGCAGATGGACAAGTTCGCCGACGAGGTGCGGTCCGGCGTGCACCAGGTGACGAAGATCAACCAGATGACGTGGGAGATCATCAACGAGGTGCAGAGTCTCGACCAGCGGTTCCGCTTGGTCAACGAGGGGATGCGGAACCAGACCGCCGGCGCGCAGCAGATCAACGACGCGATGACCCAGATCGCCGAGGCCACACACCGCAGCGCGCAGTCGGTGAAGGAGTTCGAGCGCACCGCCGCGCACCTCCGCAGCTCGGTTGAGACCCTCAACGAAGAGATTGCCCAATTCAAAACGTAG
- a CDS encoding CheR family methyltransferase, producing MSGAIERTVRDRLGIDPSTLGTSALDRAVQVRMTARGIDELALYTARLLTEQAERDALAAVLSVSETWFFRGGRALFDRLAGFAASRANRSGASVRVLSAPCSTGEEPYSLAIALLEQFGGADAYTVDAIDVSEPNLARASAGRYPAASFREPGPDVRPPYFRKVGDRWEVLPHIRAAVRFFSANLTDPIFLATERPYDLIVCRNVFIYFTPEAKQRAVANLDRLLALNGRLCLTPAEADRLPAGRFSPDGPPEFGIYRRAGSLSDIHATVPASLPVPQRPPSKAPAPPLAVPAPGTLAAARALADAGRLGDARAVCETLLRTAPGDADALALLGVVQLATGNTDAAYDAFGKALYLDPDHREAVTHMITLCERRGQTARADALRKRLAKHRPGEDQ from the coding sequence ATGAGCGGTGCCATCGAACGCACGGTCCGCGACCGGCTGGGCATCGACCCTTCGACCCTCGGTACGAGCGCGCTCGACCGCGCCGTTCAGGTGCGAATGACCGCCCGGGGCATCGACGAACTGGCGCTGTATACCGCCCGGCTCCTGACCGAACAGGCCGAGCGGGACGCGCTGGCTGCGGTGCTGAGCGTGTCCGAGACGTGGTTCTTTCGCGGCGGGCGGGCGCTGTTCGACCGGCTCGCGGGGTTCGCGGCGAGCCGCGCGAACCGCTCGGGCGCGAGCGTCCGCGTTCTGAGCGCGCCGTGCAGCACCGGCGAGGAGCCGTACTCGCTCGCCATCGCACTCCTGGAGCAGTTCGGCGGTGCCGACGCATACACCGTCGACGCCATCGACGTGTCCGAACCGAACCTCGCGCGGGCGTCGGCCGGGCGCTACCCGGCGGCGTCGTTCCGCGAGCCCGGGCCGGACGTGCGCCCGCCGTACTTCCGCAAGGTGGGCGACCGGTGGGAGGTGCTGCCGCACATCCGCGCCGCCGTCCGGTTCTTCAGCGCGAACCTCACTGACCCGATCTTCCTCGCCACCGAGCGGCCTTACGACCTGATCGTGTGCCGCAACGTGTTCATCTACTTCACCCCGGAGGCGAAGCAGCGGGCGGTGGCGAACCTGGACCGCCTCCTCGCGCTCAACGGCCGGTTGTGCCTCACGCCCGCGGAAGCGGATCGGCTGCCGGCGGGCCGGTTCAGCCCGGACGGGCCGCCTGAGTTCGGCATCTACCGCCGGGCCGGAAGCCTCAGCGACATCCATGCCACGGTACCGGCCTCTCTGCCTGTGCCGCAACGGCCGCCATCGAAGGCGCCCGCGCCGCCGCTCGCGGTTCCGGCGCCCGGCACGCTCGCCGCGGCCCGGGCGCTGGCCGACGCCGGGCGCCTCGGCGACGCCCGGGCCGTCTGCGAAACGCTCCTTCGCACCGCCCCCGGCGACGCCGACGCGCTCGCGCTGTTGGGCGTGGTGCAACTCGCGACGGGCAACACGGACGCGGCCTACGATGCGTTCGGCAAGGCCCTTTACCTGGACCCCGATCACCGGGAAGCCGTGACCCACATGATCACGCTGTGCGAGCGGCGCGGCCAGACCGCCCGCGCCGACGCCCTCCGCAAGCGGCTAGCGAAGCACCGCCCCGGGGAGGACCAATGA
- a CDS encoding SpoIIE family protein phosphatase, with the protein MAEPHPIKVLLVDDQPMVGETVRRMLADEPLVEFRYCPDPANAIDTANAFKPTVILQDLVMPDIDGLQLVKYFRANSGTREVPLVVLSSKEEPVVKAKAFALGANDYMVKLPDRLEVLARVRYHSRGYVALLERNEAYRELAATQREMAAELSRAARYVQSLLPPPLSSGPVQIAWKFVPSTQLAGDMFGYRWIDKEHLALYLLDVSGHGVGSALLAVSAGNVLSANSIPGADPRDPGAVVTKLNDMFQMDRQDGKYFTIWYGVYHAANRTLAYCNAGHPPALLLSGGTLHSLEAEAPAVGMMPEMPYDTKSVPVSPDARLLVFSDGIMEIEQTGGEMWPWADFLALISSELAREGDLIGRHLEYVRELGGREVLADDFSMMDVRF; encoded by the coding sequence ATGGCCGAACCGCACCCGATCAAAGTGTTGCTCGTGGACGACCAGCCGATGGTCGGCGAGACCGTGCGCCGGATGCTCGCGGACGAGCCGCTCGTCGAGTTCCGGTACTGCCCCGACCCGGCCAACGCCATCGACACCGCCAACGCGTTCAAGCCCACCGTAATCCTGCAAGACCTCGTCATGCCGGACATCGACGGGTTGCAGTTGGTGAAATACTTTCGCGCCAACTCCGGGACCCGCGAGGTTCCGCTGGTGGTCCTGTCGAGCAAGGAAGAGCCCGTCGTGAAGGCGAAGGCGTTCGCGCTGGGTGCCAACGACTACATGGTGAAGCTGCCGGACCGGCTGGAGGTGCTCGCGCGGGTCCGGTACCACTCGCGCGGGTACGTCGCGCTGCTGGAGCGGAACGAAGCTTACCGGGAGCTGGCGGCGACCCAGCGCGAGATGGCCGCGGAGCTGAGCCGCGCCGCCCGGTACGTTCAGTCGCTGCTCCCGCCGCCGCTCTCCTCGGGTCCGGTCCAGATCGCGTGGAAGTTCGTGCCGTCCACGCAACTGGCCGGCGACATGTTCGGCTACCGGTGGATCGACAAGGAGCACCTCGCGCTGTACCTGCTCGACGTGAGCGGGCACGGGGTCGGGTCGGCGCTCCTGGCGGTATCCGCGGGGAACGTACTTTCCGCGAACTCGATTCCGGGCGCCGACCCGCGCGACCCGGGCGCCGTGGTCACCAAACTCAACGACATGTTCCAGATGGACCGCCAGGACGGTAAGTACTTCACCATCTGGTACGGCGTGTACCACGCGGCGAACCGCACGCTCGCATACTGTAACGCCGGGCACCCGCCGGCGCTGCTGCTCTCGGGCGGCACGCTCCACAGCCTCGAAGCCGAGGCGCCTGCGGTCGGGATGATGCCCGAGATGCCTTACGACACCAAGTCCGTGCCGGTCTCGCCGGACGCCCGGCTGCTCGTGTTTAGTGACGGCATCATGGAGATCGAACAGACCGGCGGCGAAATGTGGCCCTGGGCCGACTTCCTGGCACTCATCTCTTCCGAACTCGCTCGCGAGGGGGATCTGATCGGCCGGCACCTCGAGTACGTCCGCGAGCTCGGCGGTCGGGAGGTGCTTGCGGACGATTTCTCGATGATGGATGTGCGTTTCTGA
- a CDS encoding hybrid sensor histidine kinase/response regulator yields MNGLDASMFDLFRDEAKAHADTLATGLVAVETRPTDPVLLDELMRAAHSIKGAARIVGIDTAVRLAHVMEDALVAAQGGRIRLGPADIDVLLRGADVLAGLAALGPNTTAAWEEANRPLVDALEPALVAIAQGVRPETFAEPPREPPPAEPAKPVPAAASLAVELPEPPAFEPAGIPGEPFALRTDHSMLDLFREEAREHLRVITKGLPHLSSDPTATEPVQEALKLLRGAARLVKCVPVADAAAAMSAFVRTARETGRPIPARAIEWAQYTTATLAGALATDDDTFSEWIGSAAPALATASNVLTRAAEADRARGAIAASVGQGQKNPSKPPAEHGSQAASESIAPPPSRTSGIGPGGERADGSVGRSSSVIAVREPRTVTLSPPPPPPAPAPPVAEPVVRVSAQSLNRLMGLAGESLVQARWLPTFSTALLKMKKRHDLLTALIDTTYHAALGGAPADQVAELVADTRRQWLTCRQELTEQTASFDDHAARAEDLNARLYREVIVSRMRPFGDGLHGLPRMVRDIARALGKEARLVVVGEGTEVDRDILEKLEAPLAHLIRNAVDHGLEMPDLRRAAEKPVAGTVTVEARHRAGMLLVTVSDNGAGVDLNRLRAKIVERGLNSAEMAVKLSDAELLEFLFLPGFSTAAAVTEFSGRGVGLDVVLDTIRKVGGNVRITTTRGKGTTFHLQLPLTLSVIRAVVVDVAGEPYAFPHTRIDRLIRVRRDEVRSIEHRQFVTVDGQNVGLVVAGQLLDMPAPPPVGDDVPVVLLSDGTGTYGLVVDAFRGEQDLVVRPLDPRLGKVPNLSAAAILDDGAPVLIVDVEDLFRSMDQFIQTGSLVRCETRPAGAGRKKRVLVVDDSITVREVERQLLLHKGYDVAVAVDGVDGWNKVRAERCDLLVSDIDMPRMNGLQLVQAVRADDRLRDLPVIIVSYKEREEDRLKGLEVGANAYLTKSSFHDNRFIETVAELIGAADGP; encoded by the coding sequence ATGAACGGCCTCGACGCGTCCATGTTCGACCTGTTCCGCGACGAGGCGAAGGCGCACGCCGACACACTCGCGACCGGGCTCGTCGCGGTGGAAACGCGCCCGACTGACCCGGTGCTGCTCGACGAGCTGATGCGCGCCGCGCACTCGATCAAAGGCGCGGCCCGGATCGTCGGGATCGACACCGCGGTGCGGCTCGCGCACGTCATGGAGGACGCACTGGTCGCCGCGCAGGGCGGTCGCATCCGGCTCGGCCCGGCCGACATCGACGTCCTCCTCCGCGGGGCCGACGTGCTCGCCGGGCTGGCGGCGCTCGGCCCGAACACCACCGCCGCGTGGGAGGAGGCGAACCGGCCGCTGGTGGACGCACTGGAGCCCGCACTCGTCGCGATTGCACAGGGCGTCCGGCCCGAAACGTTCGCCGAGCCCCCGCGCGAACCCCCGCCCGCCGAACCGGCGAAACCTGTCCCCGCGGCAGCTTCACTGGCGGTGGAGCTTCCCGAGCCGCCGGCCTTTGAGCCGGCCGGCATTCCCGGCGAGCCGTTCGCGCTCCGCACCGACCACTCGATGCTCGACCTGTTCCGGGAAGAGGCCCGTGAACACCTCCGTGTGATTACAAAGGGGCTGCCGCATCTGTCCTCGGACCCGACCGCCACGGAACCGGTGCAGGAAGCGCTCAAGCTGTTGCGCGGGGCCGCCCGGCTGGTCAAATGCGTTCCCGTCGCGGACGCGGCGGCTGCGATGAGTGCGTTCGTCCGGACGGCACGCGAAACGGGGCGCCCGATTCCGGCGCGGGCGATCGAGTGGGCGCAATACACGACGGCGACGCTCGCCGGGGCGCTCGCGACCGACGACGACACCTTCAGCGAGTGGATCGGGTCCGCGGCCCCGGCCCTGGCTACCGCTTCGAACGTATTGACGCGCGCTGCGGAAGCGGACCGGGCGCGAGGGGCCATCGCGGCGTCTGTAGGGCAGGGGCAGAAGAACCCCTCGAAACCGCCAGCCGAACACGGTAGTCAAGCGGCGAGTGAGTCAATCGCTCCGCCGCCGAGTCGAACAAGCGGCATCGGCCCGGGTGGGGAGAGAGCCGACGGCAGTGTGGGTCGAAGCTCTTCGGTCATTGCGGTGCGGGAGCCACGTACCGTTACTTTGTCGCCCCCGCCGCCCCCGCCTGCCCCAGCGCCGCCCGTGGCCGAACCGGTGGTGCGGGTCAGCGCGCAAAGTCTGAACCGGCTGATGGGACTGGCCGGCGAATCGCTCGTGCAGGCGCGGTGGCTCCCGACGTTCTCCACCGCCCTCCTCAAGATGAAGAAGCGCCACGACCTGCTCACCGCGCTGATCGACACGACGTACCACGCCGCGCTCGGCGGGGCGCCCGCGGACCAGGTCGCGGAACTCGTCGCCGATACCCGCCGGCAGTGGCTCACGTGCCGCCAGGAGCTGACCGAGCAGACCGCCTCGTTCGACGACCACGCGGCCCGCGCCGAGGACCTCAACGCGCGGCTGTACCGCGAAGTGATCGTCAGCCGGATGCGCCCGTTCGGCGACGGGCTGCACGGGCTGCCGCGCATGGTCCGCGACATCGCCCGCGCGCTCGGCAAAGAGGCCCGGCTCGTCGTCGTGGGGGAGGGCACCGAGGTCGACCGCGACATCCTGGAGAAGCTCGAGGCGCCGCTCGCCCACCTGATCCGCAACGCCGTCGATCACGGCCTCGAAATGCCGGACCTGCGCCGGGCCGCAGAGAAGCCGGTCGCCGGGACCGTTACCGTCGAGGCCCGGCACCGCGCCGGCATGCTCCTGGTGACCGTGTCCGACAACGGCGCCGGGGTCGACCTGAACCGGCTCCGCGCCAAGATCGTCGAGCGCGGCCTCAACTCCGCCGAGATGGCCGTCAAACTCAGCGACGCCGAGTTGCTCGAGTTTCTGTTCCTGCCCGGGTTCAGCACGGCGGCCGCCGTGACCGAGTTTTCGGGCCGCGGCGTCGGCCTGGACGTTGTACTCGATACGATTCGTAAAGTCGGCGGAAACGTCCGCATCACCACCACACGCGGCAAGGGGACCACTTTCCACCTGCAACTGCCGCTCACGCTGTCGGTGATCCGCGCGGTGGTGGTGGACGTGGCCGGCGAGCCCTACGCGTTCCCGCACACGCGCATCGACCGCCTCATCCGGGTGCGCCGCGACGAAGTCCGCTCGATCGAGCACCGCCAGTTTGTTACAGTGGACGGGCAGAACGTCGGACTGGTGGTGGCGGGGCAACTCCTGGACATGCCCGCGCCGCCGCCCGTCGGGGACGACGTGCCGGTCGTGCTCCTGAGCGACGGCACCGGCACTTACGGGCTGGTCGTGGACGCGTTCCGGGGCGAACAGGATCTGGTGGTGCGCCCGCTCGACCCGCGCCTCGGGAAGGTGCCGAATCTGAGCGCGGCGGCCATCCTCGACGACGGCGCGCCGGTGCTCATCGTAGACGTCGAGGACCTGTTCCGGTCGATGGACCAGTTCATCCAGACCGGGTCGCTGGTGCGGTGCGAGACCCGGCCCGCGGGGGCGGGTCGTAAGAAGCGGGTGCTGGTGGTTGACGACTCCATCACCGTTCGCGAGGTGGAGCGCCAGTTGCTCCTTCACAAGGGGTACGACGTTGCGGTCGCGGTGGACGGCGTGGACGGCTGGAACAAGGTCCGGGCGGAGCGGTGCGACCTCCTGGTGAGTGACATCGACATGCCCCGCATGAACGGGCTACAGTTGGTCCAGGCGGTGCGGGCCGACGACCGGCTGCGCGACCTGCCGGTCATTATCGTTTCGTATAAAGAGCGGGAAGAGGACCGGCTCAAGGGGCTCGAGGTGGGTGCGAACGCGTACCTGACCAAGAGCAGCTTTCACGACAACCGGTTCATTGAGACGGTTGCTGAACTGATCGGCGCGGCGGACGGTCCGTAA
- a CDS encoding chemotaxis protein CheW has protein sequence MTPQPLKLVPPDEQCWNRIGIRGDRTCPELLKVTHCNNCPVFAVAGRRFLDAPSPDGYLAEWTARLALRDEVREGDESSVLVFRLGDEWLALPVAVLVEVTRPRPVHRIPHRGGLLAGVTNIRGELHLCVRMDLVLGAAPDGDPDLRRFVVIRRESETWVFAADAVDQVHRVLLPDLTSAAPTLSRAQVKLTRGVFPHANRSVGMLDDARLFQTLRERLR, from the coding sequence ATGACCCCACAGCCCCTCAAGCTGGTCCCGCCGGACGAGCAGTGCTGGAACCGCATCGGGATCCGCGGCGACCGCACCTGTCCCGAACTGCTGAAGGTCACGCACTGCAACAACTGCCCGGTGTTCGCCGTCGCCGGCCGCCGGTTCCTCGACGCCCCCTCGCCGGACGGCTACCTCGCCGAGTGGACCGCGCGGCTCGCGCTCCGCGACGAGGTGCGCGAGGGCGACGAGTCGAGCGTCCTGGTGTTCCGGCTCGGGGACGAGTGGCTCGCGCTGCCGGTGGCCGTACTCGTCGAGGTCACCCGCCCGCGGCCGGTTCACCGCATCCCGCACCGCGGCGGGCTGCTCGCCGGGGTGACGAACATCCGCGGCGAACTGCACCTGTGCGTCCGGATGGACCTCGTCCTCGGCGCCGCCCCGGACGGCGACCCGGACCTGCGGCGGTTCGTGGTGATCCGCCGCGAGTCCGAGACCTGGGTGTTCGCGGCCGACGCGGTGGACCAGGTGCACCGCGTGCTGCTACCGGACCTCACCTCCGCCGCCCCAACGCTGTCCCGGGCGCAGGTGAAACTGACCCGGGGGGTGTTCCCGCACGCGAACCGGTCCGTCGGCATGCTGGACGACGCGCGCCTGTTCCAAACCCTCCGCGAGCGGCTCCGATGA